The Nitrosococcus watsonii C-113 genome includes the window TTGCCTACATAGCGTGCTCCGCTCCCCGAGACCGCAATTTCCATTTGGAGTCGGTGGTCGTCGTATTCCACGACGGCTGTACTGTCTGTGGGATATGAAACCATGATTGTCTTCCCACTTTCACACTGGTACTTGAAGGACAAGTCTGCATCGCTAGACTGCTCCGTGGACGCGGTGCCATCAGTCGATGGTTGCCCGCAAGCGGACAGGAAGACAATAAGAACAATAGACACTAAACGCATGGTATTTCTAACCTCCTTAAATTGCGGCATAACGGCCAAGCTCGCCAGGGCCGCGTTAGCGGCCTCCGGTGCAGCGCAGAGTTAGGCATCTACTGCTGTGACAGTGGCTACTTGGCGAGTTCAGGAACATGCTCTTCCTCATAACGTTCGATTAGCACCCCCACAATCTCCATCAGCGAAGCTAGCGGGTGCGCCTCGTCTTCTCCGACTTCATCGATCAAACTGTCAAGGAATGAAACCAGCCGCTCGTACTCTTCCTCCGTGTGCGGTACGTAGATCATTCTGGCCATCGGTGGCCAAGCATTGAGTGCCTTGTCAACTTCGATAGTTTGCATACCTACTCCTTCCACTTTCCCTGATTGTACTCCGCGTGTGTAAGCACCGCCCGGATGTAGAGCTTGCGACGATTGTAATGAATGGCTGCGATCAAGCGCACTTTGTTTCTGCCAATGTTGAAGACGGTCAGCATCCCGACCTGATCGGCGGAAGGAAAATGCTCACGCAGCTCCGCAAAGGAGCTAAAATTGTGCCGCTTTACCGCTTTGTACCAATAAGCTAATGCCGATCGAGTCTCCGGGTACTTGCCGACGAACATATTAAGGCGTTTGCGTGTAATGATGTGCATGTCCGATGTTAACGCCTCTTGCCCTGACAGAACAACTTCAGAGGAGCCGCCTAACGCCGGGAATCAGCAGCGCGCCGTCAGGCGCGTCCGCTACATTGACTTGTTGGGCAATCACTGCTCCAACATGGATTGGAGTGAGTAAAAAAGGGGGATGGATACCCTCAAAATGGTGCTTTCTCAGCCCTGTGAAACCTATCCGTGACATTCCCACTCAGGCCGGTATTGTCCGGATTCAGCACCATTACCGATGCACCTGGATTCAGATCAAACTTCATAAGATCTGCCCAGATCACATTCGGTGCAGTCGTCAATTCAAAATAGTAACGCTTGATGTTGAGATCGATCACTGTACGGTACTCAGTATTATAAATACCAAAGCTCTGGTAGGGCGCACCAAATGGCACCGATACATTGCGCATAATGGATAGTATAGAAGCGACTTCCTCGCGTTCGTTCTTTGGCTTGGGTAACAGTGCCGAGAAATAAGACGCCCGCTGGAAACGATCCGTAGCACTGACATTACCGGGTAACGGGGTGTTACTGCTTGGATGAGCGAAATCAACCTCTTTTTTCATCTTCTGCAGCAACGCGAGTTGCTGGTCGTAGCTTGGATCGTTGGTCATGACCCGATATTGGCGGCCATGATGAATGACTAACTTGCCGTTAATGTACTCGAGGATAGCAGAATCACCCGTGGCATCTTCCAAGGCCAGGTGAACCGTGGCCTTATGTCCGTGCATCTCGACCATCACCGGCTGGATCTTCTTGAGTAAGGCCAATGCTTGAGCAACTGTCGCCGTATTGTCCAGTGCATACTGCCCCCATAGACCAGTCTGTACACCCGGCTTGCTGGGATCGCGTGGCCCAAAATCCGTACTTTTGAGGTACAGCATGTGAATTGCCAGCCCGGCTTCATTAAAGCCGTCAGCGGTGCCAATGCCGTAAACCGGGACCACCATACTGGCATATTTGGATGTCCACTTGGCTGGGTTCACCTTGACCGCAGTCTCCGTGCCAAGGAGGCCCCCATCCCGTTTCATTCCACGTGGAAATACCACGATCTCCGGCTGGGTAGACTCCGGCCAGTCCATCGTCCTTCCCACCACGACGTTCAGCCCGCTGTCGTTCCAAAGAACACGCGTACAGGCATCAGCAGCCTGCAAGAAGACAAATCCCACAACCACGAAAATAGCTGCACTTGCCACGGTTCGGTAAATCATCTGTCGCTTCATTGTATGCCCTCCTTTGGTGAGAAAACGATCGTTGATGACTTCGGCCGGCAGACAGCACCGGTCGTTTGAAGCCCAACGCTTGAGCTCAGGGGCCGGCAGCCCGCGTAACGGGTTGGCGGTCGGCTGCAGCAAATTGTTGGATCTCATATTTTCTGCCACGCTGATTGTTAAATATAGCGAATGCGATGCCACTGATTAATAAAGGTGCGAGAAATAGTGGCCTCTCGGACAAAGTGATGGGGCTCCCCCAAAGTGCTAAGCCACAAAAAACCATAGTAATTGAGCTGGCTAAAGATGCGCCTTTCCAAGCAGTGAATGCAGCCAAAGGCACTATTAAGAACCATCATAAAGACCGCAGGTGTGAATGGAGTATCACCATTAAGGCTATGAGAGCTGATATGCCAGTCGAGACCTAAGCGGTGATTCGGAGTACCCTTTTTTTTATATGCGGTCAAACGTCATCTACAGCGATTTGTTAGGTCCGCCCAAAAAACACCGCCGGGCTTACGCCGAAACGGCCTGATAGCTTGGCAATATGCTCTTTAGTAAGCGATCGCTGCCCAGACAAAATCATAGACACCAAAGACTTAGAGCCTATTTCTTCACGCAGCCCAGATGCTCCTAGCGCATGCTGCTCCATAAGCAATCTTAATGCTGAAACACCAGGATCAATACCTTCAGCCTTCTTGTGGAACCGAACTAACTTGTCCTGTTTTGATTCATACTCCTCAACAGCGCCAGCCAGTATCTTGATGAGGTCATTCAACGGATCTAATCTAGAATCTTCTGCTTCGGTCATGAGTTCTTCAATCAGATCCAGCGTTTTCTGATAGTCACGCTTGTTGCGGATATGGATAAAGCGATGGGCTGTTTGGGAAAAATGAGAAAAACTATCAGCCACTTCCCGATATTCGGTAGCAAGCATTATAATTCTCCTTTGAGGTATCTTGAGTTCAACCTGTCGTATTCGGCATGCGTCACGATATGCTTCACGTAGACGCGTTGATGTACAAACTGAATTACAGCGATTAGGCGCAAATTATTGCCACCCATATCTATGACCCACCAACGCTTCTTGTACTTAAAGTTGTCCAATGATGGGAAAACCATTCTAAGCTCAGATGAGCTGGGAAAACTGCCCTGCCGTAAGACGTTGTACGTATCCATAATCGACTGTCGGTCATTCGGATATTTCTCAGCAGCCTCGCTAAAGGGTTTCTTAGATATGACGTGCACGCCAATCCCATAAGTTCACTATAAGTGAACACTAACACAGCCACCGACCATTGACAATATATGGCCATCGCGATGCGCGCCTAACGACTAGCGTAACCGGCCGGCTTTTGAGCGCCAGCGGAAAAGCCGGTCCGCATTGACGCTTTTGTTAGGTTTACGTGTCCCAAATTGAAGCGAATATCTATTCACGTTTTGCCTTAAACTTCGGTAGGTCGCGAGCCAGCTTCAGGTGTGCCTGCCCTGTTATTGTGAGATGCTTTGTTCCCCTTTTTACAAGGGCAAAAGCTTCCGGACTGTAGCAGATTACCCTCAGTTCCAAATCAGTGCGCTTGCTGCTCATGTAAAGAAGCATATTAGCTCGTTCTTCGGGGCCAAGTTCCCGTCCGATCATTAGGACATAGCCTACAGCGAAAGTGAATTTCTGGGGCCGCCCATCTGTTGCCCTGTTATGATAGGATTCATAGTCGAGAGGATCGGACAGTACAAAAAGAGGAAACTTAACGTTGGATCGACCGACTCTTATTCCATCAACGGCAAGTTCAATCGTCGTCGACAAATCATCCTCTATTATTAAAACCGCATGCAGCAACTTGGGCTCCGACCAATCAATAAGCCGATCGCAATCGACGCGCCCCCAGACTCCTTGAAGTCCAGAGACAAAAAAACTTGGCATCAGCCTGGCATTTAGCGACATGCTGATTCGCATTTCGCTACCCTCATACCGGGAGTCAAATAGGTAATTGACGTCTTGAACAGCATTCGATTCCTGCTCGGGAATTACCACAAGCGCATAAATCTCAAACTCAACGACAGACCTAAGCAGCTGGCGACCTGCAGCCAGTGTTGCTTCGCTGATCTGAACAAGCAAATTTGC containing:
- a CDS encoding MliC family protein, which produces MRLVSIVLIVFLSACGQPSTDGTASTEQSSDADLSFKYQCESGKTIMVSYPTDSTAVVEYDDHRLQMEIAVSGSGARYVGKRLEWWTKGSGEGASGTLFRHLEGGTSGEAIQQCAQVADAP
- a CDS encoding type II toxin-antitoxin system HigB family toxin, which encodes MHIITRKRLNMFVGKYPETRSALAYWYKAVKRHNFSSFAELREHFPSADQVGMLTVFNIGRNKVRLIAAIHYNRRKLYIRAVLTHAEYNQGKWKE
- a CDS encoding linear amide C-N hydrolase is translated as MRSNNLLQPTANPLRGLPAPELKRWASNDRCCLPAEVINDRFLTKGGHTMKRQMIYRTVASAAIFVVVGFVFLQAADACTRVLWNDSGLNVVVGRTMDWPESTQPEIVVFPRGMKRDGGLLGTETAVKVNPAKWTSKYASMVVPVYGIGTADGFNEAGLAIHMLYLKSTDFGPRDPSKPGVQTGLWGQYALDNTATVAQALALLKKIQPVMVEMHGHKATVHLALEDATGDSAILEYINGKLVIHHGRQYRVMTNDPSYDQQLALLQKMKKEVDFAHPSSNTPLPGNVSATDRFQRASYFSALLPKPKNEREEVASILSIMRNVSVPFGAPYQSFGIYNTEYRTVIDLNIKRYYFELTTAPNVIWADLMKFDLNPGASVMVLNPDNTGLSGNVTDRFHRAEKAPF
- a CDS encoding helix-turn-helix domain-containing protein; this encodes MLATEYREVADSFSHFSQTAHRFIHIRNKRDYQKTLDLIEELMTEAEDSRLDPLNDLIKILAGAVEEYESKQDKLVRFHKKAEGIDPGVSALRLLMEQHALGASGLREEIGSKSLVSMILSGQRSLTKEHIAKLSGRFGVSPAVFFGRT
- a CDS encoding type II toxin-antitoxin system HigB family toxin encodes the protein MDTYNVLRQGSFPSSSELRMVFPSLDNFKYKKRWWVIDMGGNNLRLIAVIQFVHQRVYVKHIVTHAEYDRLNSRYLKGEL